A genomic window from Peromyscus maniculatus bairdii isolate BWxNUB_F1_BW_parent chromosome 1, HU_Pman_BW_mat_3.1, whole genome shotgun sequence includes:
- the Sf1 gene encoding splicing factor 1 isoform X5, which translates to MATGANATPLDFPSKKRKRSRWNQDTMEQKTVIPGMPTVIPPGLTREQERAYIVQLQIEDLTRKLRTGDLGIPPNPEDRSPSPEPIYNSEGKRLNTREFRTRKKLEEERHTLITEMVALNPDFKPPADYKPPATRVSDKVMIPQDEYPEINFVGLLIGPRGNTLKNIEKECNAKIMIRGKGSVKEGKVGRKDGQMLPGEDEPLHALVTANTMENVKKAVEQIRNILKQGIETPEDQNDLRKMQLRELARLNGTLREDDNRILRPWQSSETRSITNTTVCTKCGGAGHIASDCKFQRPGDPQSAQDKARMDKEYLSLMAELGEAPVPASVGSTSGPATTPLASAPRPAAPASNPPPPSRPPWMNSGPSENRPYHGMHGGGPGGPGGGPHSFPHPLPSLTGGHGGHPMQHNPNGPPPPWMQPPPPPMNQGPHPPGHHGPPPMGKSVPGKYACGLWGLSPASRKRYDAAAAYGHDAAASAASQWAAPASSLWPSSSMAAAAAAASTTPSAQQQYGFQHPLAMAAKYDDYHHERWHRVHPAMATAAGGCRSFSRSPSDARQPHYGAPAPRGPAASAARGPSPSAASATWFRRHDVCPTPSSSASHGPF; encoded by the exons ACTTCCCaagtaagaagaggaagaggagccgtTGGAACCAAGACACAATGGAACAGAAGACAGTGATTCCAGGCATGCCCACAGTTATCCCCCCTGGACTGACTCGGGAACAAGAAAGAGCTTATATAG TGCAACTACAGATAGAAGACCTGACTCGTAAACTGCGCACAGGAGACCTGGGCATCCCCCCTAACCCTGAGGACAG GTCCCCTTCCCCTGAACCAATCTACAACAGCGAGGGGAAGCGCCTTAATACTCGAGAGTTCCGTACTCGGAAAAAGCTTGAAGAGGAGCGACACACCCTCATCACAGAGATGGTTGCTCTCAACCCGGACTTTAAACCACCTGCAGATTACAA gcCTCCAGCAACACGTGTGAGCGATAAAGTGATGATCCCCCAAGATGAGTATCCAGAAATCAATTTTGTGGGGCTCTTAATTGGGCCCAG AGGGAACACCCTGAAGAACATTGAGAAGGAATGCAATGCCAAGATCATGATACGGGGGAAAGGATCTGTGAAAGAAGGGAAAGTTGGGCGCAAAGATGGTCAGATGTTGCCAGGGGAGGATGAACCTCTTCATGCTCTAGTCACTGCCAATACAATGGAGAATGTCAAAAAAGCAGTAGAGCAG ATCAGAAACATCCTGAAGCAGGGTATTGAGACCCCAGAGGACCAGAATGATCTACGGAAGATGCAGCTTCGAGAGTTGGCTCGCTTGAATGGTACTCTACGGGAAGATGATAACAG GATCTTAAGGCCTTGGCAGAGCTCAGAGACACGCAGCATTACCAATACTACCGTGTGTACCAAGTGTGGAGGGGCTGGCCATATTGCCTCTGATTGCAAATTTCAGAG GCCTGGCGACCCTCAGTCAGCTCAGGATAAAGCACGGATGGATAAAGAATATTTGTCCCTTATGGCTGAGCTCGGGGAAGCTCCTGTCCCTGCATCTGTGGGCTCCACCTCTGGACCTGCCACCACACCCCTGGCCAGTGCACCAAGACCTGCTGCTCCTGCCAGCAACCCACCACCACCG AGTCGCCCACCCTGGATGAATTCTGGTCCTTCAGAGAATCGGCCCTACCATGGCATGCATGGAGGTGGTCCTGGTGGGCCTGGAGGTGGcccccacagcttcccacacCCATTACCCAGCCTGACAGGTGGGCATGGTGGACATCCCATGCAACACAACCCAAATGGACCACCACCACCTTGGatgcagccaccaccaccaccaatgaaCCAGGGCCCCCATCCACCTGGGCACCATGGCCCTCCTCCAATGGGTAA ATCAGTACCTGGGAAGTACGCCTGTGGGCTCTGGGGTCTATCGCCTGCATCAAGGAAAAG GTATGATGCCGCCGCCGCCTATGGGCATGatgccgccgcctccgccgcctcCCAGTGGGCAGCCCCCGCCTCCTCCCTCTGGCCCTCTTCCtccatggcagcagcagcagcagcagcctccacCACCCCCTCCGCCCAGCAGCAGTATGGCTTCCAGCACCCCCTTGCCATGGCAGCAAA ATACGACGACTACCACCACGAGCGCTGGCACAGGGTCCATCCCGCCATGGCAACAGCAGCAGGCGGCTGCCGCAGCTTCTCCAGGAGCCCCTCAGATGCAAGGCAACCCCACTATGGTGCCCCTGCCCCCCGGGGTCCAGCCGCCTCTGCCGCCCGGGGCCCCTCCCCCTCCGCCGCCTCCGCCACCTGGTTCCGCCGGCATGATGtatgccccaccccctcctcctccgcctcccATGGACCCTTCTAA
- the Sf1 gene encoding splicing factor 1 isoform X16, translated as MATGANATPLDFPSKKRKRSRWNQDTMEQKTVIPGMPTVIPPGLTREQERAYIVQLQIEDLTRKLRTGDLGIPPNPEDRSPSPEPIYNSEGKRLNTREFRTRKKLEEERHTLITEMVALNPDFKPPADYKPPATRVSDKVMIPQDEYPEINFVGLLIGPRGNTLKNIEKECNAKIMIRGKGSVKEGKVGRKDGQMLPGEDEPLHALVTANTMENVKKAVEQIRNILKQGIETPEDQNDLRKMQLRELARLNGTLREDDNRILRPWQSSETRSITNTTVCTKCGGAGHIASDCKFQRPGDPQSAQDKARMDKEYLSLMAELGEAPVPASVGSTSGPATTPLASAPRPAAPASNPPPPSLMSTTQSRPPWMNSGPSENRPYHGMHGGGPGGPGGGPHSFPHPLPSLTGGHGGHPMQHNPNGPPPPWMQPPPPPMNQGPHPPGHHGPPPMDQYLGSTPVGSGVYRLHQGKGMMPPPPMGMMPPPPPPPSGQPPPPPSGPLPPWQQQQQQPPPPPPPSSSMASSTPLPWQQNTTTTTTSAGTGSIPPWQQQQAAAAASPGAPQMQGNPTMVPLPPGVQPPLPPGAPPPPPPPPPGSAGMMIPPRGSDGPSHESEDFPRPLVTLPGRQPQQRPWWTGWFGKAA; from the exons ACTTCCCaagtaagaagaggaagaggagccgtTGGAACCAAGACACAATGGAACAGAAGACAGTGATTCCAGGCATGCCCACAGTTATCCCCCCTGGACTGACTCGGGAACAAGAAAGAGCTTATATAG TGCAACTACAGATAGAAGACCTGACTCGTAAACTGCGCACAGGAGACCTGGGCATCCCCCCTAACCCTGAGGACAG GTCCCCTTCCCCTGAACCAATCTACAACAGCGAGGGGAAGCGCCTTAATACTCGAGAGTTCCGTACTCGGAAAAAGCTTGAAGAGGAGCGACACACCCTCATCACAGAGATGGTTGCTCTCAACCCGGACTTTAAACCACCTGCAGATTACAA gcCTCCAGCAACACGTGTGAGCGATAAAGTGATGATCCCCCAAGATGAGTATCCAGAAATCAATTTTGTGGGGCTCTTAATTGGGCCCAG AGGGAACACCCTGAAGAACATTGAGAAGGAATGCAATGCCAAGATCATGATACGGGGGAAAGGATCTGTGAAAGAAGGGAAAGTTGGGCGCAAAGATGGTCAGATGTTGCCAGGGGAGGATGAACCTCTTCATGCTCTAGTCACTGCCAATACAATGGAGAATGTCAAAAAAGCAGTAGAGCAG ATCAGAAACATCCTGAAGCAGGGTATTGAGACCCCAGAGGACCAGAATGATCTACGGAAGATGCAGCTTCGAGAGTTGGCTCGCTTGAATGGTACTCTACGGGAAGATGATAACAG GATCTTAAGGCCTTGGCAGAGCTCAGAGACACGCAGCATTACCAATACTACCGTGTGTACCAAGTGTGGAGGGGCTGGCCATATTGCCTCTGATTGCAAATTTCAGAG GCCTGGCGACCCTCAGTCAGCTCAGGATAAAGCACGGATGGATAAAGAATATTTGTCCCTTATGGCTGAGCTCGGGGAAGCTCCTGTCCCTGCATCTGTGGGCTCCACCTCTGGACCTGCCACCACACCCCTGGCCAGTGCACCAAGACCTGCTGCTCCTGCCAGCAACCCACCACCACCG TCTCTCATGTCTACAACGCAGAGTCGCCCACCCTGGATGAATTCTGGTCCTTCAGAGAATCGGCCCTACCATGGCATGCATGGAGGTGGTCCTGGTGGGCCTGGAGGTGGcccccacagcttcccacacCCATTACCCAGCCTGACAGGTGGGCATGGTGGACATCCCATGCAACACAACCCAAATGGACCACCACCACCTTGGatgcagccaccaccaccaccaatgaaCCAGGGCCCCCATCCACCTGGGCACCATGGCCCTCCTCCAATGG ATCAGTACCTGGGAAGTACGCCTGTGGGCTCTGGGGTCTATCGCCTGCATCAAGGAAAAG GTATGATGCCGCCGCCGCCTATGGGCATGatgccgccgcctccgccgcctcCCAGTGGGCAGCCCCCGCCTCCTCCCTCTGGCCCTCTTCCtccatggcagcagcagcagcagcagcctccacCACCCCCTCCGCCCAGCAGCAGTATGGCTTCCAGCACCCCCTTGCCATGGCAGCAAA ATACGACGACTACCACCACGAGCGCTGGCACAGGGTCCATCCCGCCATGGCAACAGCAGCAGGCGGCTGCCGCAGCTTCTCCAGGAGCCCCTCAGATGCAAGGCAACCCCACTATGGTGCCCCTGCCCCCCGGGGTCCAGCCGCCTCTGCCGCCCGGGGCCCCTCCCCCTCCGCCGCCTCCGCCACCTGGTTCCGCCGGCATGAT GATCCCTCCCCGCGGCAGCGATGGCCCGAGCCATGAGAGTGAGGACTTTCCGCGCCCATTGGTGACTCTTCCAGGCAGACAGCCTCAGCAGCGCCCCTGGTGGACAGGATGGTTCGGCAAAGCAGCCTGA
- the Sf1 gene encoding splicing factor 1 isoform X6: MATGANATPLDFPSKKRKRSRWNQDTMEQKTVIPGMPTVIPPGLTREQERAYIVQLQIEDLTRKLRTGDLGIPPNPEDRSPSPEPIYNSEGKRLNTREFRTRKKLEEERHTLITEMVALNPDFKPPADYKPPATRVSDKVMIPQDEYPEINFVGLLIGPRGNTLKNIEKECNAKIMIRGKGSVKEGKVGRKDGQMLPGEDEPLHALVTANTMENVKKAVEQIRNILKQGIETPEDQNDLRKMQLRELARLNGTLREDDNRILRPWQSSETRSITNTTVCTKCGGAGHIASDCKFQRPGDPQSAQDKARMDKEYLSLMAELGEAPVPASVGSTSGPATTPLASAPRPAAPASNPPPPSRPPWMNSGPSENRPYHGMHGGGPGGPGGGPHSFPHPLPSLTGGHGGHPMQHNPNGPPPPWMQPPPPPMNQGPHPPGHHGPPPMVPGKYACGLWGLSPASRKRYDAAAAYGHDAAASAASQWAAPASSLWPSSSMAAAAAAASTTPSAQQQYGFQHPLAMAAKYDDYHHERWHRVHPAMATAAGGCRSFSRSPSDARQPHYGAPAPRGPAASAARGPSPSAASATWFRRHDVCPTPSSSASHGPF, encoded by the exons ACTTCCCaagtaagaagaggaagaggagccgtTGGAACCAAGACACAATGGAACAGAAGACAGTGATTCCAGGCATGCCCACAGTTATCCCCCCTGGACTGACTCGGGAACAAGAAAGAGCTTATATAG TGCAACTACAGATAGAAGACCTGACTCGTAAACTGCGCACAGGAGACCTGGGCATCCCCCCTAACCCTGAGGACAG GTCCCCTTCCCCTGAACCAATCTACAACAGCGAGGGGAAGCGCCTTAATACTCGAGAGTTCCGTACTCGGAAAAAGCTTGAAGAGGAGCGACACACCCTCATCACAGAGATGGTTGCTCTCAACCCGGACTTTAAACCACCTGCAGATTACAA gcCTCCAGCAACACGTGTGAGCGATAAAGTGATGATCCCCCAAGATGAGTATCCAGAAATCAATTTTGTGGGGCTCTTAATTGGGCCCAG AGGGAACACCCTGAAGAACATTGAGAAGGAATGCAATGCCAAGATCATGATACGGGGGAAAGGATCTGTGAAAGAAGGGAAAGTTGGGCGCAAAGATGGTCAGATGTTGCCAGGGGAGGATGAACCTCTTCATGCTCTAGTCACTGCCAATACAATGGAGAATGTCAAAAAAGCAGTAGAGCAG ATCAGAAACATCCTGAAGCAGGGTATTGAGACCCCAGAGGACCAGAATGATCTACGGAAGATGCAGCTTCGAGAGTTGGCTCGCTTGAATGGTACTCTACGGGAAGATGATAACAG GATCTTAAGGCCTTGGCAGAGCTCAGAGACACGCAGCATTACCAATACTACCGTGTGTACCAAGTGTGGAGGGGCTGGCCATATTGCCTCTGATTGCAAATTTCAGAG GCCTGGCGACCCTCAGTCAGCTCAGGATAAAGCACGGATGGATAAAGAATATTTGTCCCTTATGGCTGAGCTCGGGGAAGCTCCTGTCCCTGCATCTGTGGGCTCCACCTCTGGACCTGCCACCACACCCCTGGCCAGTGCACCAAGACCTGCTGCTCCTGCCAGCAACCCACCACCACCG AGTCGCCCACCCTGGATGAATTCTGGTCCTTCAGAGAATCGGCCCTACCATGGCATGCATGGAGGTGGTCCTGGTGGGCCTGGAGGTGGcccccacagcttcccacacCCATTACCCAGCCTGACAGGTGGGCATGGTGGACATCCCATGCAACACAACCCAAATGGACCACCACCACCTTGGatgcagccaccaccaccaccaatgaaCCAGGGCCCCCATCCACCTGGGCACCATGGCCCTCCTCCAATGG TACCTGGGAAGTACGCCTGTGGGCTCTGGGGTCTATCGCCTGCATCAAGGAAAAG GTATGATGCCGCCGCCGCCTATGGGCATGatgccgccgcctccgccgcctcCCAGTGGGCAGCCCCCGCCTCCTCCCTCTGGCCCTCTTCCtccatggcagcagcagcagcagcagcctccacCACCCCCTCCGCCCAGCAGCAGTATGGCTTCCAGCACCCCCTTGCCATGGCAGCAAA ATACGACGACTACCACCACGAGCGCTGGCACAGGGTCCATCCCGCCATGGCAACAGCAGCAGGCGGCTGCCGCAGCTTCTCCAGGAGCCCCTCAGATGCAAGGCAACCCCACTATGGTGCCCCTGCCCCCCGGGGTCCAGCCGCCTCTGCCGCCCGGGGCCCCTCCCCCTCCGCCGCCTCCGCCACCTGGTTCCGCCGGCATGATGtatgccccaccccctcctcctccgcctcccATGGACCCTTCTAA
- the Sf1 gene encoding splicing factor 1 isoform X2 → MATGANATPLDFPSKKRKRSRWNQDTMEQKTVIPGMPTVIPPGLTREQERAYIVQLQIEDLTRKLRTGDLGIPPNPEDRSPSPEPIYNSEGKRLNTREFRTRKKLEEERHTLITEMVALNPDFKPPADYKPPATRVSDKVMIPQDEYPEINFVGLLIGPRGNTLKNIEKECNAKIMIRGKGSVKEGKVGRKDGQMLPGEDEPLHALVTANTMENVKKAVEQIRNILKQGIETPEDQNDLRKMQLRELARLNGTLREDDNRILRPWQSSETRSITNTTVCTKCGGAGHIASDCKFQRPGDPQSAQDKARMDKEYLSLMAELGEAPVPASVGSTSGPATTPLASAPRPAAPASNPPPPSRPPWMNSGPSENRPYHGMHGGGPGGPGGGPHSFPHPLPSLTGGHGGHPMQHNPNGPPPPWMQPPPPPMNQGPHPPGHHGPPPMDQYLGSTPVGSGVYRLHQGKGMMPPPPMGMMPPPPPPPSGQPPPPPSGPLPPWQQQQQQPPPPPPPSSSMASSTPLPWQQNTTTTTTSAGTGSIPPWQQQQAAAAASPGAPQMQGNPTMVPLPPGVQPPLPPGAPPPPPPPPPGSAGMMYAPPPPPPPPMDPSNFVTMMGMGVAGMPPFGMPPAPPPPPPQN, encoded by the exons ACTTCCCaagtaagaagaggaagaggagccgtTGGAACCAAGACACAATGGAACAGAAGACAGTGATTCCAGGCATGCCCACAGTTATCCCCCCTGGACTGACTCGGGAACAAGAAAGAGCTTATATAG TGCAACTACAGATAGAAGACCTGACTCGTAAACTGCGCACAGGAGACCTGGGCATCCCCCCTAACCCTGAGGACAG GTCCCCTTCCCCTGAACCAATCTACAACAGCGAGGGGAAGCGCCTTAATACTCGAGAGTTCCGTACTCGGAAAAAGCTTGAAGAGGAGCGACACACCCTCATCACAGAGATGGTTGCTCTCAACCCGGACTTTAAACCACCTGCAGATTACAA gcCTCCAGCAACACGTGTGAGCGATAAAGTGATGATCCCCCAAGATGAGTATCCAGAAATCAATTTTGTGGGGCTCTTAATTGGGCCCAG AGGGAACACCCTGAAGAACATTGAGAAGGAATGCAATGCCAAGATCATGATACGGGGGAAAGGATCTGTGAAAGAAGGGAAAGTTGGGCGCAAAGATGGTCAGATGTTGCCAGGGGAGGATGAACCTCTTCATGCTCTAGTCACTGCCAATACAATGGAGAATGTCAAAAAAGCAGTAGAGCAG ATCAGAAACATCCTGAAGCAGGGTATTGAGACCCCAGAGGACCAGAATGATCTACGGAAGATGCAGCTTCGAGAGTTGGCTCGCTTGAATGGTACTCTACGGGAAGATGATAACAG GATCTTAAGGCCTTGGCAGAGCTCAGAGACACGCAGCATTACCAATACTACCGTGTGTACCAAGTGTGGAGGGGCTGGCCATATTGCCTCTGATTGCAAATTTCAGAG GCCTGGCGACCCTCAGTCAGCTCAGGATAAAGCACGGATGGATAAAGAATATTTGTCCCTTATGGCTGAGCTCGGGGAAGCTCCTGTCCCTGCATCTGTGGGCTCCACCTCTGGACCTGCCACCACACCCCTGGCCAGTGCACCAAGACCTGCTGCTCCTGCCAGCAACCCACCACCACCG AGTCGCCCACCCTGGATGAATTCTGGTCCTTCAGAGAATCGGCCCTACCATGGCATGCATGGAGGTGGTCCTGGTGGGCCTGGAGGTGGcccccacagcttcccacacCCATTACCCAGCCTGACAGGTGGGCATGGTGGACATCCCATGCAACACAACCCAAATGGACCACCACCACCTTGGatgcagccaccaccaccaccaatgaaCCAGGGCCCCCATCCACCTGGGCACCATGGCCCTCCTCCAATGG ATCAGTACCTGGGAAGTACGCCTGTGGGCTCTGGGGTCTATCGCCTGCATCAAGGAAAAG GTATGATGCCGCCGCCGCCTATGGGCATGatgccgccgcctccgccgcctcCCAGTGGGCAGCCCCCGCCTCCTCCCTCTGGCCCTCTTCCtccatggcagcagcagcagcagcagcctccacCACCCCCTCCGCCCAGCAGCAGTATGGCTTCCAGCACCCCCTTGCCATGGCAGCAAA ATACGACGACTACCACCACGAGCGCTGGCACAGGGTCCATCCCGCCATGGCAACAGCAGCAGGCGGCTGCCGCAGCTTCTCCAGGAGCCCCTCAGATGCAAGGCAACCCCACTATGGTGCCCCTGCCCCCCGGGGTCCAGCCGCCTCTGCCGCCCGGGGCCCCTCCCCCTCCGCCGCCTCCGCCACCTGGTTCCGCCGGCATGATGtatgccccaccccctcctcctccgcctcccATGGACCCTTCTAACTTTGTCACCATGATGGGCATGGGGGTGGCGGGCATGCCGCCCTTCGGGATGCCTCCAGCTCCCCCACCGCCTCCACCACAGAACTAg
- the Sf1 gene encoding splicing factor 1 isoform X1: protein MATGANATPLDFPSKKRKRSRWNQDTMEQKTVIPGMPTVIPPGLTREQERAYIVQLQIEDLTRKLRTGDLGIPPNPEDRSPSPEPIYNSEGKRLNTREFRTRKKLEEERHTLITEMVALNPDFKPPADYKPPATRVSDKVMIPQDEYPEINFVGLLIGPRGNTLKNIEKECNAKIMIRGKGSVKEGKVGRKDGQMLPGEDEPLHALVTANTMENVKKAVEQIRNILKQGIETPEDQNDLRKMQLRELARLNGTLREDDNRILRPWQSSETRSITNTTVCTKCGGAGHIASDCKFQRPGDPQSAQDKARMDKEYLSLMAELGEAPVPASVGSTSGPATTPLASAPRPAAPASNPPPPSLMSTTQSRPPWMNSGPSENRPYHGMHGGGPGGPGGGPHSFPHPLPSLTGGHGGHPMQHNPNGPPPPWMQPPPPPMNQGPHPPGHHGPPPMDQYLGSTPVGSGVYRLHQGKGMMPPPPMGMMPPPPPPPSGQPPPPPSGPLPPWQQQQQQPPPPPPPSSSMASSTPLPWQQNTTTTTTSAGTGSIPPWQQQQAAAAASPGAPQMQGNPTMVPLPPGVQPPLPPGAPPPPPPPPPGSAGMMYAPPPPPPPPMDPSNFVTMMGMGVAGMPPFGMPPAPPPPPPQN from the exons ACTTCCCaagtaagaagaggaagaggagccgtTGGAACCAAGACACAATGGAACAGAAGACAGTGATTCCAGGCATGCCCACAGTTATCCCCCCTGGACTGACTCGGGAACAAGAAAGAGCTTATATAG TGCAACTACAGATAGAAGACCTGACTCGTAAACTGCGCACAGGAGACCTGGGCATCCCCCCTAACCCTGAGGACAG GTCCCCTTCCCCTGAACCAATCTACAACAGCGAGGGGAAGCGCCTTAATACTCGAGAGTTCCGTACTCGGAAAAAGCTTGAAGAGGAGCGACACACCCTCATCACAGAGATGGTTGCTCTCAACCCGGACTTTAAACCACCTGCAGATTACAA gcCTCCAGCAACACGTGTGAGCGATAAAGTGATGATCCCCCAAGATGAGTATCCAGAAATCAATTTTGTGGGGCTCTTAATTGGGCCCAG AGGGAACACCCTGAAGAACATTGAGAAGGAATGCAATGCCAAGATCATGATACGGGGGAAAGGATCTGTGAAAGAAGGGAAAGTTGGGCGCAAAGATGGTCAGATGTTGCCAGGGGAGGATGAACCTCTTCATGCTCTAGTCACTGCCAATACAATGGAGAATGTCAAAAAAGCAGTAGAGCAG ATCAGAAACATCCTGAAGCAGGGTATTGAGACCCCAGAGGACCAGAATGATCTACGGAAGATGCAGCTTCGAGAGTTGGCTCGCTTGAATGGTACTCTACGGGAAGATGATAACAG GATCTTAAGGCCTTGGCAGAGCTCAGAGACACGCAGCATTACCAATACTACCGTGTGTACCAAGTGTGGAGGGGCTGGCCATATTGCCTCTGATTGCAAATTTCAGAG GCCTGGCGACCCTCAGTCAGCTCAGGATAAAGCACGGATGGATAAAGAATATTTGTCCCTTATGGCTGAGCTCGGGGAAGCTCCTGTCCCTGCATCTGTGGGCTCCACCTCTGGACCTGCCACCACACCCCTGGCCAGTGCACCAAGACCTGCTGCTCCTGCCAGCAACCCACCACCACCG TCTCTCATGTCTACAACGCAGAGTCGCCCACCCTGGATGAATTCTGGTCCTTCAGAGAATCGGCCCTACCATGGCATGCATGGAGGTGGTCCTGGTGGGCCTGGAGGTGGcccccacagcttcccacacCCATTACCCAGCCTGACAGGTGGGCATGGTGGACATCCCATGCAACACAACCCAAATGGACCACCACCACCTTGGatgcagccaccaccaccaccaatgaaCCAGGGCCCCCATCCACCTGGGCACCATGGCCCTCCTCCAATGG ATCAGTACCTGGGAAGTACGCCTGTGGGCTCTGGGGTCTATCGCCTGCATCAAGGAAAAG GTATGATGCCGCCGCCGCCTATGGGCATGatgccgccgcctccgccgcctcCCAGTGGGCAGCCCCCGCCTCCTCCCTCTGGCCCTCTTCCtccatggcagcagcagcagcagcagcctccacCACCCCCTCCGCCCAGCAGCAGTATGGCTTCCAGCACCCCCTTGCCATGGCAGCAAA ATACGACGACTACCACCACGAGCGCTGGCACAGGGTCCATCCCGCCATGGCAACAGCAGCAGGCGGCTGCCGCAGCTTCTCCAGGAGCCCCTCAGATGCAAGGCAACCCCACTATGGTGCCCCTGCCCCCCGGGGTCCAGCCGCCTCTGCCGCCCGGGGCCCCTCCCCCTCCGCCGCCTCCGCCACCTGGTTCCGCCGGCATGATGtatgccccaccccctcctcctccgcctcccATGGACCCTTCTAACTTTGTCACCATGATGGGCATGGGGGTGGCGGGCATGCCGCCCTTCGGGATGCCTCCAGCTCCCCCACCGCCTCCACCACAGAACTAg
- the Sf1 gene encoding splicing factor 1 isoform X7, with protein MATGANATPLDFPSKKRKRSRWNQDTMEQKTVIPGMPTVIPPGLTREQERAYIVQLQIEDLTRKLRTGDLGIPPNPEDRSPSPEPIYNSEGKRLNTREFRTRKKLEEERHTLITEMVALNPDFKPPADYKPPATRVSDKVMIPQDEYPEINFVGLLIGPRGNTLKNIEKECNAKIMIRGKGSVKEGKVGRKDGQMLPGEDEPLHALVTANTMENVKKAVEQIRNILKQGIETPEDQNDLRKMQLRELARLNGTLREDDNRILRPWQSSETRSITNTTVCTKCGGAGHIASDCKFQRPGDPQSAQDKARMDKEYLSLMAELGEAPVPASVGSTSGPATTPLASAPRPAAPASNPPPPSLMSTTQSRPPWMNSGPSENRPYHGMHGGGPGGPGGGPHSFPHPLPSLTGGHGGHPMQHNPNGPPPPWMQPPPPPMNQGPHPPGHHGPPPMGKSVPGKYACGLWGLSPASRKRYDAAAAYGHDAAASAASQWAAPASSLWPSSSMAAAAAAASTTPSAQQQYGFQHPLAMAAKIPPRGSDGPSHESEDFPRPLVTLPGRQPQQRPWWTGWFGKAA; from the exons ACTTCCCaagtaagaagaggaagaggagccgtTGGAACCAAGACACAATGGAACAGAAGACAGTGATTCCAGGCATGCCCACAGTTATCCCCCCTGGACTGACTCGGGAACAAGAAAGAGCTTATATAG TGCAACTACAGATAGAAGACCTGACTCGTAAACTGCGCACAGGAGACCTGGGCATCCCCCCTAACCCTGAGGACAG GTCCCCTTCCCCTGAACCAATCTACAACAGCGAGGGGAAGCGCCTTAATACTCGAGAGTTCCGTACTCGGAAAAAGCTTGAAGAGGAGCGACACACCCTCATCACAGAGATGGTTGCTCTCAACCCGGACTTTAAACCACCTGCAGATTACAA gcCTCCAGCAACACGTGTGAGCGATAAAGTGATGATCCCCCAAGATGAGTATCCAGAAATCAATTTTGTGGGGCTCTTAATTGGGCCCAG AGGGAACACCCTGAAGAACATTGAGAAGGAATGCAATGCCAAGATCATGATACGGGGGAAAGGATCTGTGAAAGAAGGGAAAGTTGGGCGCAAAGATGGTCAGATGTTGCCAGGGGAGGATGAACCTCTTCATGCTCTAGTCACTGCCAATACAATGGAGAATGTCAAAAAAGCAGTAGAGCAG ATCAGAAACATCCTGAAGCAGGGTATTGAGACCCCAGAGGACCAGAATGATCTACGGAAGATGCAGCTTCGAGAGTTGGCTCGCTTGAATGGTACTCTACGGGAAGATGATAACAG GATCTTAAGGCCTTGGCAGAGCTCAGAGACACGCAGCATTACCAATACTACCGTGTGTACCAAGTGTGGAGGGGCTGGCCATATTGCCTCTGATTGCAAATTTCAGAG GCCTGGCGACCCTCAGTCAGCTCAGGATAAAGCACGGATGGATAAAGAATATTTGTCCCTTATGGCTGAGCTCGGGGAAGCTCCTGTCCCTGCATCTGTGGGCTCCACCTCTGGACCTGCCACCACACCCCTGGCCAGTGCACCAAGACCTGCTGCTCCTGCCAGCAACCCACCACCACCG TCTCTCATGTCTACAACGCAGAGTCGCCCACCCTGGATGAATTCTGGTCCTTCAGAGAATCGGCCCTACCATGGCATGCATGGAGGTGGTCCTGGTGGGCCTGGAGGTGGcccccacagcttcccacacCCATTACCCAGCCTGACAGGTGGGCATGGTGGACATCCCATGCAACACAACCCAAATGGACCACCACCACCTTGGatgcagccaccaccaccaccaatgaaCCAGGGCCCCCATCCACCTGGGCACCATGGCCCTCCTCCAATGGGTAA ATCAGTACCTGGGAAGTACGCCTGTGGGCTCTGGGGTCTATCGCCTGCATCAAGGAAAAG GTATGATGCCGCCGCCGCCTATGGGCATGatgccgccgcctccgccgcctcCCAGTGGGCAGCCCCCGCCTCCTCCCTCTGGCCCTCTTCCtccatggcagcagcagcagcagcagcctccacCACCCCCTCCGCCCAGCAGCAGTATGGCTTCCAGCACCCCCTTGCCATGGCAGCAAA GATCCCTCCCCGCGGCAGCGATGGCCCGAGCCATGAGAGTGAGGACTTTCCGCGCCCATTGGTGACTCTTCCAGGCAGACAGCCTCAGCAGCGCCCCTGGTGGACAGGATGGTTCGGCAAAGCAGCCTGA